A genomic segment from Luteolibacter ambystomatis encodes:
- a CDS encoding OmpP1/FadL family transporter: MQPARVRDSRLAILAVAFLSFQQAHAVGFRLPNQDPEAIARGNAFAATADNPSAIYYNPAGITQLEGQQLSVGIYAISADLHYTSFTGATASSDPTVQFVPQIYYTYSPKESPWSFGLGVYAPYGLGVDYGTRSPISTIAQEAKLLYATANPVVAYQISPTLSIGGGITLNYSDVNLERQIGFGPADGFRFKGDGFDTGFNLGLLWQPVTEWSFGLNYRSATEIGYDGKSIAFPYAGYSPTSASIDFPQNIVAGVSYRPNDRWNFEFDLDWTDWDVVNDATFRGTFGGPQVFPFRYTSGFMYNFGVTRQLGNGYFLSAGYIFSENSVPDRTLTPFNPDSDLQLGSIGFGHRGECFSWAVGYHFAYNGGRTVVGSVATSPIGQTADGHYTTFNNALNVSVRYSF; this comes from the coding sequence ATGCAGCCAGCCCGCGTCCGCGATTCCCGTCTCGCCATACTTGCCGTGGCGTTCCTCTCCTTCCAACAGGCACATGCCGTCGGCTTCCGCCTGCCGAACCAAGACCCCGAAGCCATCGCCCGCGGCAATGCCTTCGCCGCCACCGCGGACAACCCCTCCGCGATCTACTACAATCCGGCCGGCATCACCCAGTTGGAGGGCCAACAGCTCAGCGTCGGCATATACGCCATCTCTGCCGACCTCCACTACACCTCTTTCACCGGCGCGACGGCCAGCAGCGATCCCACGGTCCAGTTCGTTCCGCAGATCTACTACACCTATTCGCCCAAGGAGTCTCCATGGTCCTTCGGCCTCGGCGTTTACGCGCCGTATGGCCTCGGCGTGGACTACGGCACCCGGAGCCCGATCTCCACGATCGCCCAGGAAGCGAAGCTTCTCTACGCCACCGCCAATCCGGTGGTCGCCTACCAGATCAGCCCCACCCTCTCCATCGGCGGCGGCATCACCCTCAACTACTCGGACGTCAATCTGGAACGCCAGATCGGCTTCGGTCCTGCGGATGGATTCCGCTTCAAGGGTGACGGCTTCGACACCGGCTTCAACCTGGGCCTGCTGTGGCAGCCCGTGACCGAGTGGTCCTTCGGCCTCAACTACCGCTCCGCCACCGAGATCGGCTACGATGGCAAATCGATCGCCTTCCCTTACGCCGGGTACAGCCCCACCAGCGCTTCCATCGATTTTCCACAGAACATCGTGGCGGGCGTCTCCTACCGGCCGAACGACAGGTGGAACTTCGAGTTCGACCTCGATTGGACCGACTGGGACGTGGTGAATGACGCCACCTTCCGCGGCACCTTCGGCGGTCCGCAGGTCTTTCCGTTCCGCTATACCTCCGGGTTCATGTACAATTTCGGGGTCACCCGCCAATTGGGCAACGGTTACTTCCTCAGCGCCGGTTACATCTTCAGCGAGAACTCCGTGCCGGACCGCACGCTCACCCCGTTCAATCCGGACTCCGATCTCCAGCTCGGCAGCATCGGCTTCGGCCACCGCGGCGAATGCTTCAGTTGGGCGGTGGGCTATCACTTCGCCTACAATGGCGGCCGCACGGTCGTCGGCAGCGTGGCAACCTCGCCGATCGGCCAGACTGCGGACGGTCACTATACGACGTTCAACAACGCCTTGAACGTTTCCGTGCGCTACTCGTTCTGA
- a CDS encoding type II secretion system protein GspG → MRTFPFLMRWNGHPRLWPGTGFLGFASVVFLVTGGMVWGLHHVVFRSSLRERAEFDLRQLDGDLDEYFHRTGHAPAKEKGLAALLEEMPDGTHLRQSLPTDPWGRAYEYEATPASGVILRSRGADTANRADDIIHTCASLVER, encoded by the coding sequence ATGAGAACGTTCCCGTTTTTGATGCGTTGGAACGGCCACCCGCGGTTGTGGCCGGGGACTGGCTTTCTAGGGTTCGCTTCGGTGGTTTTTCTGGTGACCGGCGGCATGGTGTGGGGCCTCCACCACGTGGTGTTCCGGAGTTCGCTGCGCGAGCGGGCGGAGTTCGACCTGCGCCAGTTGGACGGCGATCTGGATGAATACTTTCATCGCACGGGCCATGCTCCTGCGAAGGAAAAAGGCCTCGCCGCGCTGTTGGAAGAAATGCCGGATGGGACACATCTGCGGCAGTCGCTGCCCACCGATCCCTGGGGTCGGGCCTATGAGTATGAAGCAACGCCCGCTTCCGGGGTGATCCTGCGCAGCCGCGGAGCCGATACGGCGAACCGGGCGGATGACATCATCCACACCTGCGCATCGCTGGTGGAGCGGTAA
- a CDS encoding metallophosphoesterase — protein MNLDSSAFSRRDVLKTTLLFSSGLLAGGWASRLQAATAKTDFGQGGLHLLAVGDYGTANAEQKKVADCMNSFAGKLRSPLSAVLALGDNFYGMMTPERFQPGFEQMYSKEHLDCPFYALLGNHDYGPQYDSKQGRAKADMQLDYAKANPTSRWKMPAKWYSFELGAPDKPLVKVIYLDGNNFEGALTPQEKIDQKRWLEAEMQKKTSAKWLWVVSHYPLFSDTTKRGDKEGAKLVENWGAYLREKPVSLYLSGHDHNLQHLRVEGYQPSFLVSGGGGAHRYEVQQSDRGFSMQTRGFNHIHVTEDKLTVQLINPDGQRLHAFERNLKGETTILTV, from the coding sequence ATGAATTTGGATTCTTCCGCCTTTTCCCGCCGCGACGTTCTCAAAACCACCCTGCTCTTCAGTTCCGGCCTTCTCGCCGGCGGCTGGGCATCCCGCCTCCAGGCGGCTACCGCGAAAACGGATTTCGGCCAAGGTGGGCTGCACCTGCTGGCGGTCGGCGACTACGGCACGGCCAATGCCGAGCAGAAGAAGGTGGCCGATTGCATGAACAGCTTCGCGGGCAAGCTCAGGTCACCGCTTTCCGCCGTACTCGCACTAGGGGACAACTTCTACGGCATGATGACGCCGGAGCGTTTCCAGCCCGGCTTCGAGCAGATGTATTCGAAGGAGCATCTCGACTGCCCGTTCTATGCCTTGCTCGGAAACCACGACTACGGTCCGCAATACGATTCCAAGCAGGGCCGGGCGAAGGCGGACATGCAGCTCGACTACGCCAAGGCGAACCCCACCTCGCGTTGGAAGATGCCGGCAAAGTGGTATTCCTTCGAACTGGGCGCACCGGACAAGCCGCTGGTGAAGGTGATCTATTTGGACGGCAATAACTTCGAAGGCGCATTGACGCCGCAGGAGAAGATCGACCAGAAGCGCTGGCTGGAAGCGGAGATGCAAAAGAAGACCTCCGCGAAGTGGTTGTGGGTCGTCTCACATTACCCGTTGTTCTCGGACACCACGAAGCGCGGCGACAAGGAAGGCGCGAAGCTGGTGGAGAACTGGGGCGCCTATCTCCGCGAAAAGCCCGTCTCACTCTATCTCTCCGGGCATGATCACAATCTCCAGCATCTGCGCGTGGAGGGCTACCAGCCGAGCTTCCTTGTTTCCGGTGGTGGTGGCGCGCACCGCTACGAAGTGCAGCAGTCCGACCGCGGCTTCTCGATGCAGACGCGCGGCTTCAACCACATCCACGTCACCGAGGACAAACTGACAGTGCAGCTCATCAATCCGGACGGGCAGCGCCTGCATGCCTTCGAGCGGAACCTCAAAGGCGAGACGACGATTCTAACAGTTTGA
- a CDS encoding cupin domain-containing protein, whose amino-acid sequence MARLIPAPTRIHAHGEPPKVIEEFFGRVNSGTSAVSIARMVSPSGWAEPGQTPEFDEYTVVMRGTLQVETREGVHQVSAGQAIQTNRGEWVRYSSPGPEGAEYIAVCLDAFSPETVHRDEA is encoded by the coding sequence ATGGCACGACTGATTCCAGCTCCGACCCGCATCCATGCCCACGGCGAGCCTCCGAAAGTGATCGAGGAATTCTTCGGCCGGGTGAATTCGGGCACCTCCGCGGTCAGCATCGCGCGGATGGTCAGTCCGTCCGGCTGGGCGGAGCCGGGCCAGACTCCGGAATTCGATGAGTACACGGTGGTGATGCGCGGTACCCTGCAGGTGGAGACCCGCGAGGGCGTTCATCAGGTGTCCGCAGGCCAGGCCATTCAGACGAATCGTGGAGAATGGGTGCGCTACAGCTCACCCGGTCCGGAGGGAGCGGAGTATATCGCCGTCTGTCTCGATGCTTTCTCTCCGGAGACGGTGCATCGTGATGAGGCCTGA
- a CDS encoding AAA family ATPase: protein MEHASETEVVNAGKHLRSLVNGLNQVLFGQEELIDLVLTGILARGHILLEGLPGLGKTELVKGLSKLVRLGTKRVQFTPDLLPGDITGNPVLQETNGRREFVFQPGPLFTNIVLADEINRASPKTQSALLEAMQERRVTVLGETHTLPKPFFVLATQNPIELEGTYPLPEAQLDRFLFKLEVTRNNVDTLQRIVSNREIGTEPVVEPVMDAATLEELLELVRRIYLPDVVANYIARLVDATHPGQSSAAHGIRYGASPRAALALASAARARALMNERVNGSFEDVKAVAPAVLRHRIVLDYNARVEGLTTNDLVRSLLEEVPFQSTSTPRTLKPA from the coding sequence ATGGAACACGCCTCCGAAACCGAAGTTGTCAACGCGGGCAAGCACCTCCGCTCGCTGGTGAACGGCCTCAATCAAGTGCTGTTCGGTCAGGAGGAACTGATCGATCTGGTCCTTACCGGCATTCTGGCCCGCGGCCACATCCTGCTGGAAGGTCTGCCCGGCCTCGGCAAGACGGAGCTGGTCAAGGGTCTCTCAAAGCTGGTGCGCCTCGGCACGAAGCGCGTCCAATTCACCCCGGACCTGCTGCCGGGTGACATCACCGGCAACCCGGTGCTGCAAGAGACCAACGGCCGCCGCGAGTTCGTGTTCCAGCCGGGTCCGCTCTTCACCAACATCGTGCTGGCGGATGAAATCAACCGCGCCTCGCCGAAAACCCAATCCGCCTTGCTGGAAGCGATGCAGGAACGCCGCGTGACCGTGCTGGGCGAGACCCACACACTGCCAAAGCCGTTCTTCGTGCTCGCCACCCAGAACCCGATCGAGCTGGAAGGCACCTACCCTCTGCCGGAAGCTCAGCTCGACCGCTTCCTGTTCAAGCTGGAGGTCACCCGTAACAACGTTGACACCCTCCAGCGCATCGTCTCGAACCGTGAGATCGGCACCGAACCGGTGGTGGAGCCGGTGATGGATGCCGCCACCTTGGAGGAACTGCTGGAACTCGTGCGCCGCATTTATCTGCCGGACGTGGTGGCGAACTACATTGCCCGCCTCGTGGATGCCACCCATCCCGGCCAGTCTTCCGCAGCGCATGGCATCCGCTACGGAGCCAGCCCGCGTGCGGCGCTTGCACTGGCATCCGCCGCCCGCGCGCGCGCGCTGATGAACGAGCGCGTCAATGGCAGCTTCGAGGATGTGAAAGCGGTGGCCCCCGCCGTGCTGCGCCATCGCATCGTGCTCGACTACAATGCGCGGGTGGAAGGACTGACCACGAACGACCTGGTGCGCTCGCTGCTGGAGGAAGTGCCGTTCCAATCCACCTCCACACCTCGGACCCTCAAGCCGGCCTGA
- a CDS encoding ABC transporter ATP-binding protein: protein MSAALKVHNLYRYFGHLQAVNGVSFEVPHGSVCGFVGANGAGKTTTMRILATLDYPTMGVAEVCGINVVNHPSEVRKLIGWMPDHFGNYEHMTVLEYLDFYARALGYKGKERRQRVQEVMEFTDLIPLAERFSNKLSKGMTQRLGLGRALLHDPQVLIMDEPAAGLDPKARVELKHLIRVLAKEGKTIFISSHILSELGEMCDSLLFINAGRVVHHGNAEDLKRGADALGGVLYDVQVAGEAQTVSDWCVLQPHVEFLEARKHGGRIRIETDDPAKAADVLSRMVKDGLRVVEFHREQRNLEDAFIDILGRIERGEKNVIAPPPMPETKSAPTATTASES from the coding sequence ATGTCCGCCGCCCTCAAGGTTCACAATCTCTACCGTTACTTCGGCCATCTCCAGGCCGTGAACGGCGTCTCCTTTGAAGTGCCACATGGCTCGGTCTGCGGTTTCGTCGGCGCGAATGGCGCGGGCAAGACCACCACCATGCGCATCCTCGCCACACTTGACTACCCCACCATGGGGGTCGCGGAAGTGTGCGGCATCAATGTGGTGAACCATCCCTCCGAGGTGCGGAAGCTGATCGGATGGATGCCCGACCACTTCGGCAACTACGAGCACATGACCGTGCTCGAATATCTCGATTTCTACGCGCGCGCGCTGGGCTACAAGGGCAAGGAGCGCCGCCAGCGCGTGCAGGAGGTGATGGAATTCACCGACCTCATCCCACTGGCCGAGCGTTTCTCCAACAAACTCTCGAAGGGCATGACCCAGCGTCTCGGTCTTGGCCGGGCACTGCTGCATGACCCGCAGGTGCTGATCATGGACGAACCCGCCGCGGGTCTCGATCCGAAGGCGCGCGTGGAACTGAAGCACCTGATCCGCGTGCTCGCGAAGGAAGGCAAGACGATCTTCATCTCCTCCCACATCCTCTCCGAGCTGGGCGAGATGTGCGATTCGCTGCTTTTCATCAATGCCGGGCGCGTGGTCCATCATGGCAATGCCGAAGATCTCAAGCGCGGCGCGGACGCGCTCGGCGGCGTCCTTTACGACGTGCAGGTGGCGGGCGAAGCGCAGACGGTCTCCGATTGGTGCGTGCTCCAGCCGCATGTCGAGTTCCTGGAAGCGCGCAAGCACGGCGGACGTATCCGGATCGAAACCGATGATCCGGCAAAGGCCGCGGACGTGCTTTCGCGCATGGTGAAGGACGGCCTGAGGGTGGTGGAGTTCCACCGCGAGCAGCGCAATCTGGAGGACGCCTTCATCGACATCCTCGGCCGTATCGAGCGCGGTGAGAAAAACGTGATCGCCCCCCCGCCGATGCCGGAAACGAAATCCGCGCCAACGGCCACCACCGCCAGCGAGTCCTGA
- a CDS encoding ABC transporter permease: MSTISERPDDFPDRFSPMLVKELRQGLRAKTFVIVFLILQGLLGLILLVASAGATSARAGEKVSQIVFVFFSLAVLVVQPLRGIGALAGEIRGQTIDLMVLTRLSAMRIVLGKWVAIVSQSALITATIFPYLILRYYFGGMSLFPELLAVLMVLFVSAGFTAITVGISGSASVMVRGIIPIIAAIPLIMCIFEFGFGGELGELIGLFTFTDTGKTCALLLFIITTIHISWNMLSLGASAIAPHAENHATPRRLAALAVLVVAPVLMHAADIHSEEAIVIWLILAALPIAIALTENTPLVHAIAIRFARRGAVGRLAGRILYPGWPSGVMFTIAASGIGLLMMPVLSPGKDVDMWIGMLGGLGSLFLPGLLVIALGKKVKDRLAVYILGWSISFALVMILSAITDGMSSRGMLWGFVWCPLMLLPMSDHGISDHALFITGLIVDATYLGTLMIMAIAAQRGISEIERQALANE; the protein is encoded by the coding sequence ATGTCCACCATCTCCGAACGTCCCGACGACTTCCCGGACCGTTTCTCACCGATGCTGGTGAAGGAGCTGCGCCAGGGCTTGCGGGCGAAGACTTTCGTGATCGTCTTCCTGATTCTCCAGGGACTGCTGGGACTGATCCTCCTGGTGGCGAGCGCCGGGGCCACCTCGGCACGCGCCGGAGAAAAGGTTTCCCAAATCGTCTTCGTCTTCTTCTCGCTCGCCGTACTGGTGGTGCAGCCCTTGCGCGGCATCGGCGCGCTGGCCGGTGAGATCCGCGGCCAGACGATCGACCTGATGGTGCTCACACGGCTCAGCGCGATGCGGATCGTGCTCGGGAAGTGGGTGGCCATCGTGAGCCAGTCCGCGCTGATCACGGCCACGATCTTCCCGTATCTGATCCTGCGCTACTACTTCGGTGGCATGTCATTGTTCCCGGAACTGCTGGCGGTGCTGATGGTGCTGTTCGTTTCCGCCGGTTTCACCGCCATCACCGTGGGCATCTCCGGCAGCGCGTCGGTGATGGTTCGCGGCATCATTCCAATCATCGCCGCCATCCCGCTGATCATGTGCATCTTTGAATTCGGTTTCGGCGGGGAACTGGGAGAACTGATCGGTTTGTTCACATTCACCGACACCGGAAAAACCTGTGCGCTGCTGCTCTTCATCATCACGACCATCCACATCTCCTGGAACATGCTCTCGCTGGGAGCCTCCGCCATCGCCCCACATGCGGAGAACCATGCGACGCCCCGGCGTCTGGCCGCGCTGGCCGTGCTGGTGGTGGCTCCCGTGCTGATGCATGCCGCGGACATTCATTCGGAGGAAGCCATCGTCATCTGGCTGATCCTCGCCGCGCTGCCGATCGCCATCGCCCTTACGGAGAACACTCCTCTCGTTCACGCCATCGCCATCCGGTTCGCCCGGCGTGGCGCGGTCGGACGCCTTGCCGGACGCATCCTCTATCCCGGCTGGCCGTCCGGAGTGATGTTCACCATCGCGGCGTCCGGTATCGGCCTGCTGATGATGCCGGTGCTTTCGCCGGGCAAAGACGTGGACATGTGGATCGGCATGCTGGGAGGACTCGGCAGCCTCTTCCTGCCCGGTCTGCTGGTGATCGCACTCGGGAAGAAAGTGAAGGACCGGCTCGCGGTCTATATCCTCGGATGGTCGATCTCCTTCGCTCTGGTCATGATTCTCTCCGCCATCACCGATGGCATGTCGTCGCGCGGCATGCTGTGGGGGTTCGTCTGGTGCCCGCTGATGCTACTCCCGATGTCCGACCACGGCATCAGTGATCACGCGCTGTTCATCACCGGCCTGATCGTCGATGCGACCTACCTCGGCACCCTGATGATCATGGCCATCGCCGCCCAGCGCGGGATCAGTGAAATCGAACGCCAGGCTCTTGCCAACGAATGA
- a CDS encoding DUF58 domain-containing protein, with protein sequence MTAEELQLCHSRALAAAGRLRLPLRSKVWRGQAGEFNGGGTGSSLDFQDHRSYVPGDDPRHLNWQAYARTGHYTMKLYREEVRPVIDLIFDASESMFFDPVKAARSAELFYFIVATARANGASVGIHVVRGDASVRVDPDSIPSHRWLDAARALPAADASAPLDLSRVTLRANAVRVLISDLLFPGNPDPLLRHLGQRHGSIIVFSPFLASEAKPEWTGNYEFVDAERQTRHQHRIEPSVLDRYLAAYARHFDLWKQSCRRHQTAFARIPAEPDLATALFSSAVPAGALETSH encoded by the coding sequence ATGACCGCCGAGGAACTCCAGCTCTGTCACAGCCGCGCTCTCGCTGCCGCCGGAAGGTTGCGGCTGCCTCTGCGCTCGAAAGTCTGGCGCGGCCAGGCCGGTGAATTCAATGGCGGTGGCACCGGCTCCTCGCTCGATTTCCAGGACCACCGCTCCTATGTACCGGGCGATGATCCCCGCCATCTCAACTGGCAGGCCTATGCGCGCACCGGGCACTACACGATGAAGCTCTACCGCGAGGAAGTGCGTCCGGTGATCGACCTGATTTTCGATGCCTCCGAGTCGATGTTCTTCGATCCGGTGAAAGCCGCGCGTTCCGCCGAGCTATTCTACTTCATCGTGGCCACCGCCCGGGCCAATGGTGCCAGCGTCGGCATTCACGTCGTCCGTGGCGATGCCTCCGTGCGTGTCGATCCGGACAGCATCCCAAGCCACCGCTGGCTGGACGCCGCCCGCGCGCTGCCAGCCGCGGATGCCTCCGCGCCGCTGGATCTCTCGCGTGTCACGCTCCGTGCCAATGCCGTGCGGGTGCTGATTTCCGATCTGCTGTTCCCGGGCAATCCCGATCCCCTGCTGCGCCATCTCGGCCAGCGGCACGGCAGCATCATCGTCTTCTCTCCCTTCCTCGCAAGCGAAGCGAAGCCGGAGTGGACGGGCAACTACGAGTTTGTTGACGCGGAGCGCCAGACCCGCCACCAGCACCGCATCGAGCCTTCCGTACTCGACCGCTACCTCGCAGCCTACGCGCGCCACTTCGATCTCTGGAAGCAATCGTGCCGCCGCCATCAGACCGCCTTCGCGCGCATCCCGGCGGAACCGGATCTCGCCACCGCTCTCTTCAGTTCCGCCGTTCCCGCGGGAGCGCTGGAAACGTCCCACTGA
- a CDS encoding vWA domain-containing protein has translation MLTLSNPYGLWALAGIPVILAIHFLQRKSVVLPVSTLFLLEKTQRESVSGRRFDRLMNSIPLWMQLLAVLLLAWFLCEPRYQKPRSTQRVAIVLDSSASMNVFKDKALEQLKAKLPSLQGPAAALDLIVFESTPGRPRLYAGDSPEKLLEALKDWRPRDGLIDPSQALRLARSLVSREGIVVYVTDTPAETLPFDARLLAVGEPIDNVGFTGISFTHEEGALVWRALVRNYGTGPVDRTWTLESPGGRSEAKPIHLDPNGLASLQGAFPPGTDKARLVLSADRFTTDDILPLVVPKPKPLSLFAGTSETFQDLTNKLLRSIEGMAPANDASESDLALISYDPLDPILPPGNAVVFVHDSTKGGAYLKGGIVPQPHPLMDGLNWQALLVRETITLQRTAADQVLLWQGDRPLIFLRDIAATAERPAARQLCFNFDLRLSNAATQPAFIVMLHRFAESIRDSKVAPASENLETNQSIRLASHPGAEGKPAAPLEATALDPDGKPAAVSRIKPGDPLQAPLDPGFFTVKQGDETLLEASVHYGDTREADFTACGAADTLNQGTGEAVERHTMEDPLWRIGLLVLIAVLLVSWHYTVGRSRSSAEPNLSHS, from the coding sequence GTGCTGACTCTTTCCAATCCCTACGGCCTCTGGGCGCTGGCAGGCATCCCGGTGATCCTGGCCATCCACTTCCTCCAGCGGAAGTCGGTGGTGCTGCCGGTGTCCACGTTGTTCCTGTTGGAGAAGACGCAGCGCGAGTCAGTCAGTGGCCGCCGATTCGACCGACTGATGAATTCCATCCCGCTGTGGATGCAGTTGCTGGCGGTGCTGCTGCTCGCGTGGTTCCTGTGCGAGCCGCGCTACCAGAAACCTCGTAGCACGCAGCGCGTCGCCATCGTGCTGGATTCGTCCGCCTCGATGAATGTCTTCAAGGACAAGGCGCTGGAACAACTGAAGGCGAAGCTTCCTTCGCTGCAAGGACCGGCCGCCGCGCTGGATCTCATCGTGTTCGAAAGCACGCCCGGCCGACCACGGCTCTATGCCGGCGACTCTCCTGAGAAGCTGTTGGAAGCGCTCAAGGACTGGCGGCCACGGGATGGACTCATTGACCCCTCGCAGGCGCTGCGCCTCGCACGCTCGTTGGTTTCACGGGAAGGCATTGTCGTTTACGTCACGGACACGCCTGCGGAAACGCTGCCCTTTGACGCCCGCCTGCTGGCGGTGGGCGAACCGATCGACAACGTCGGCTTCACCGGCATCTCGTTCACCCACGAGGAAGGCGCGCTGGTCTGGCGGGCACTGGTGCGGAACTACGGCACCGGTCCGGTGGACCGCACCTGGACCTTGGAGAGCCCGGGCGGCCGCAGCGAGGCCAAGCCGATCCATCTCGATCCGAACGGCCTCGCATCCTTGCAAGGAGCCTTCCCTCCCGGCACCGACAAGGCACGTCTGGTACTTTCCGCCGACCGCTTCACCACCGACGACATCCTACCGCTGGTCGTTCCGAAACCGAAACCGCTTTCGCTCTTCGCCGGCACTTCGGAGACCTTCCAGGATCTCACGAACAAACTGCTGCGTTCCATCGAAGGCATGGCTCCTGCCAACGACGCCTCCGAATCGGATCTCGCGCTGATCAGCTACGACCCACTCGACCCGATCCTGCCGCCGGGCAATGCGGTGGTGTTCGTCCACGATTCCACCAAAGGCGGTGCGTATCTCAAAGGTGGGATCGTCCCACAACCCCACCCCTTGATGGACGGGCTCAACTGGCAGGCCCTGCTGGTGCGCGAGACGATCACGCTGCAACGCACGGCCGCGGACCAGGTGCTGCTGTGGCAGGGCGACCGGCCGCTGATTTTCCTGCGCGACATCGCCGCCACCGCGGAGCGTCCCGCCGCACGGCAGTTGTGCTTCAACTTCGACCTCCGCCTTTCGAATGCGGCCACACAGCCCGCCTTCATCGTGATGCTGCATCGCTTCGCCGAATCGATCCGGGACTCGAAGGTGGCTCCTGCTTCGGAAAATCTGGAAACCAACCAGTCGATCCGGCTCGCCTCGCATCCCGGTGCGGAAGGCAAACCCGCCGCTCCGCTCGAAGCCACCGCGCTCGATCCGGATGGCAAACCCGCGGCCGTGTCCCGCATCAAGCCGGGCGATCCATTGCAGGCTCCGCTCGATCCCGGATTCTTTACCGTGAAGCAGGGCGATGAAACGTTGCTGGAAGCTTCCGTCCACTATGGCGACACCCGCGAGGCGGACTTCACCGCGTGTGGCGCGGCCGATACCTTGAACCAAGGCACCGGCGAGGCCGTCGAACGCCACACCATGGAAGATCCGCTCTGGAGGATCGGCCTGCTTGTCCTGATCGCCGTCCTGCTGGTGTCGTGGCACTATACGGTGGGACGCTCTCGTTCCTCCGCCGAACCGAACCTCTCTCATTCGTGA